In the Candidatus Zixiibacteriota bacterium genome, one interval contains:
- a CDS encoding adenosylhomocysteinase, with protein MSKVNCDIADPKKAPEGKLRIEWAEHNMPVLRLIRERFAREKPLKGINLACCLHVTTETAGLMATLRAGGANTALCASNPLSTQDDVAASLVRDFGIPVFAINAEEKTTYYKHIHQALDFHPHITMDDGADLV; from the coding sequence ATGAGTAAGGTCAATTGCGATATTGCCGATCCAAAAAAGGCACCCGAAGGGAAACTTCGTATCGAATGGGCCGAGCACAATATGCCGGTGCTGCGGCTGATACGGGAACGGTTTGCCAGAGAGAAGCCGCTGAAGGGGATCAATCTGGCCTGTTGTCTGCATGTGACCACCGAGACAGCCGGCCTGATGGCGACGCTGAGAGCGGGCGGGGCCAATACCGCCCTCTGCGCCTCGAACCCTCTTTCGACTCAGGATGATGTGGCCGCCTCGCTGGTGAGAGATTTTGGTATTCCCGTTTTCGCAATCAACGCCGAAGAAAAAACAACTTACTATAAGCATATTCATCAGGCGCTCGATTTTCACCCGCATATCACCATGGATGACGGCGCCGATCTGGT
- the metK gene encoding methionine adenosyltransferase, translating into MPEGNFLFTSESVTEGHPDKVCDQISDAVLDDVLRQDKKGRVACECFVTVGLAIVGGEITTTGYADIPKLVRGLVADIGYTDPKFGFAYNSIGILNAIGSQSPDIAQGVDIGGAGDQGLMSGYACRETAELMPLPIMLAHKLTKRLAEVRKKKILPYLGPDGKSQVTVEYRDKKPVRIEAIVVSAHHTEDILDETGRKITEKARQEIIAQVVKPIIPAEMLDADTKYYVNPTGKFVIGGPQSDTGMTGRKIIVDTYGGMASHGGGAFSGKDPTKVDRSASYMARYIAKNIVAAGLAEKCTIQLAYAIGVAEPVSVMIFTDKTNKIDYKHMIELVRKNFDLTPRGIIASLDLLRPIYRKTAAYGHFGWSDPDYTWEKTDKVKDLLKDA; encoded by the coding sequence ATGCCTGAAGGGAACTTCCTTTTTACCTCCGAATCGGTAACCGAGGGGCATCCGGATAAAGTCTGCGATCAGATTTCTGACGCCGTTCTGGATGATGTTTTAAGGCAGGACAAGAAGGGACGAGTGGCCTGTGAATGTTTTGTCACGGTTGGTCTGGCGATTGTGGGAGGTGAAATCACGACCACGGGATATGCCGATATACCAAAACTGGTGCGCGGTCTGGTAGCCGATATCGGATATACTGATCCCAAATTTGGATTTGCTTATAATTCGATAGGAATACTTAATGCGATCGGGTCGCAGTCGCCCGATATTGCGCAGGGAGTGGATATCGGCGGCGCCGGAGATCAGGGGTTGATGTCCGGGTATGCCTGCCGCGAGACAGCGGAACTGATGCCGCTTCCGATCATGCTGGCCCACAAACTGACCAAACGTCTGGCCGAAGTGCGCAAGAAAAAGATTTTGCCGTATCTCGGTCCGGATGGAAAGTCGCAGGTTACGGTCGAATATCGCGACAAGAAGCCGGTGCGTATTGAAGCTATCGTGGTTTCGGCCCATCACACCGAAGATATACTCGATGAAACCGGAAGGAAAATCACCGAGAAGGCGCGCCAGGAAATTATCGCCCAGGTGGTCAAGCCGATTATTCCGGCGGAAATGCTCGATGCCGATACGAAATATTATGTCAACCCGACCGGCAAGTTTGTGATCGGCGGGCCGCAGTCGGATACCGGGATGACCGGGCGGAAAATCATCGTCGATACGTACGGCGGGATGGCCAGCCATGGCGGCGGCGCTTTTTCAGGCAAGGACCCGACCAAGGTCGACCGCTCGGCCTCATACATGGCCCGTTATATCGCCAAAAATATTGTGGCCGCCGGACTGGCGGAGAAGTGCACTATCCAGCTGGCTTATGCTATTGGCGTGGCCGAGCCGGTTTCCGTTATGATCTTCACCGACAAAACCAATAAGATCGACTATAAGCATATGATAGAACTGGTGAGGAAGAATTTTGACCTGACGCCCCGCGGGATTATTGCCTCTCTGGACCTGCTTCGCCCGATATATCGTAAGACGGCGGCGTACGGTCATTTCGGCTGGAGTGACCCCGATTATACCTGGGAAAAAACTGATAAGGTTAAAGATCTACTGAAGGACGCATAA
- a CDS encoding sugar phosphate nucleotidyltransferase has product MRKGLKIVIPVAGAGTRMRPHTYAVPKALLPIAGKPVLSHILDPLLLLNPEEVIFVIGHLGDHIVEYVQSNYLVKTSFVEQKELLGLGYAIYLALQKAEGGPVLIILGDTIARTDFKEFIKSGSNVIGLKKVTDPRRFGVAVVEEARVLALEEKPQNPKSDLALVGLYYFEKSEILREHLAEIVAEGRKTSGEIQLTDALEAMIVDGCGFAPFVVDGWYDCGNRENFIETNRLLLTESNLSADYPGSIIIPPVHIAESAIIEESIIGPYVSVSDNARINRSIIRDSIIGKRAHVEFSLLEQSLVGEKATVRGTFSHINIAKYAEIGNF; this is encoded by the coding sequence ATGAGAAAAGGTTTGAAAATTGTCATTCCAGTCGCCGGCGCAGGGACACGGATGCGCCCGCACACTTATGCCGTGCCGAAAGCGCTTCTGCCGATTGCCGGGAAGCCGGTTCTATCGCATATTCTGGATCCGCTTCTGCTGTTAAATCCCGAAGAGGTAATCTTTGTAATCGGGCATCTGGGCGATCATATTGTTGAATATGTTCAGAGCAACTATCTGGTCAAGACCTCGTTTGTGGAGCAGAAGGAGCTTCTGGGGCTGGGGTATGCCATTTATCTGGCGTTGCAGAAGGCCGAAGGCGGCCCGGTATTGATAATTCTGGGGGATACAATTGCCCGCACTGATTTCAAGGAATTTATTAAGTCTGGCTCCAACGTTATAGGCTTGAAAAAGGTTACCGACCCGCGACGTTTCGGCGTGGCGGTTGTGGAGGAAGCCCGGGTTTTGGCGTTGGAGGAGAAGCCGCAGAATCCCAAATCGGATCTGGCCCTAGTGGGACTCTACTATTTTGAGAAATCGGAAATTCTCAGGGAACACCTGGCAGAGATTGTTGCCGAGGGGAGAAAAACCAGCGGCGAAATACAGTTGACCGATGCCCTGGAGGCGATGATAGTCGATGGCTGTGGATTTGCCCCATTTGTTGTTGATGGCTGGTATGATTGCGGCAACCGGGAAAATTTTATCGAAACCAACCGTTTGCTTCTAACGGAATCGAATCTGTCGGCCGACTACCCCGGCTCCATCATAATCCCGCCGGTTCATATTGCGGAATCGGCGATCATAGAAGAATCGATCATCGGTCCTTATGTCTCGGTATCAGATAACGCCCGAATAAATCGTTCGATAATCCGTGATTCCATAATTGGAAAAAGGGCTCATGTCGAGTTCAGTCTGCTCGAGCAGTCGCTGGTGGGGGAGAAAGCGACGGTGCGGGGAACTTTCAGTCATATCAATATTGCCAAATATGCGGAAATAGGAAATTTTTAA